GAGTGAATTTATGTAGATTTCTGACTGTTTTTGTGCCTGTTTGCACACCTTTTGTTTTAAGTTGGCAATAAAAGCAGCCAGTCTTCAAAGCCGACCCTGCCATCTTCCCTCCTATACAACGAACATTGTTACACTGGTGACGAAACCCGGGAGGGAATATGGATGTCGCCACCATGCAtggttattggcagatccccttgtctccattatccagagaaaaaacaGTTTTCACGATGCCGTTTGggttacaccaatttgttacactTCCTTTCGGGCTGTTCGGGGCTCCGGCTAGTCTTTCAGCCACTGATGGACAGGGTGTTGCGGCCCCATGGTGCATATGCTGCTGCCTatctagatgatatcattatatttagtaatgacttgcagcggcatatgcagcatgtcAGGGCAGTACTGAGGTCACTGAGAGGGGctgggctaacggccaacccgaggAAGTGTGCGACGTAAAGTATCTGGGTTTTCACTTGGGACATAGACAGGTGCGTCCTTGAGAAAGTTCTTgaggctggcgggatattatagaaagtttgtgcctaattattcggacctcaccaacCCCTTGACTGATCTCACTAAAAAGGAAGCACCAGATACGGTTCAGTGGACGGAGCCATGCCAGCAGGCATTTACCCAGGTGAAGGCTGCTCTATGTGGCGGGTCGTTgcttccagaggtggaaagtaacgaattacatttactcgcgttactgtaattgagtagcttttttgtgtactaatactttttaaagtaattttttaaatctgtaattttacttttacttaagtatattttgtttaaagtattgtacttcgctacattttaaaacacattaattactgagtaaaaaaaaaaaaatcgctccctggaaactacggcagtaaataatgggcaggagggcaaactggcgctaaatcacaagaaagatgcagatggacaaaacaggcgttagtggtgcaccgctgaaaacgaaaccccgtcatattctgaagttgaactcgaaggaaatgaagtgaacccctggccatgtgtatgctctattatgcagtgtaagctgtacttgtaGCTCTAGTTTGtaaccaaactagcagcttataaaatctcgacaagacatcaacccttcgcaagaatgtagaggtaagctaaataattgcatcgttgcattggtggttaaaatgaagctttgacattttagcaagaggctttgcacaaattagccaaaaagacagtggtgaggagtgtgctatatatatcgtctgcgataatatcatattttttgttttaatgatgtgcgcgcgcatgtatagtgcgttctttcactgtgtgattcagtctcataaaatgcattcagaatgatcacaaaattgaagatataggggcagaaaattcacatatttatataatttcatacattaaatcaaaatcacacaaagaatgccatcttttcctccaaaaatcatcatgaatatatacatacatatatattacagttcagtaaacaagttaattaagagacttgcgttttagacaccatattgccttttttagctctatttctacaacagaaaataattccaaacacagccaccaaagcacagttttgcgtctctgagcaacgtgacagtatttcgttcctgaatgaatcaaccatttaaatgattcggttcaatcgcaatgactcacttattaacagtgacttgctgacacatactggccattttaatttcacatttaaagtatcttttgattttttttaataatttcttatcatttcaaatgagtattcaacattttatgtcttgtatatcaaaacattattcatgcatttgtaactgcaggttaaatgcattcttgtcctatacatctaaatgccacttccaatgaatcttctgcatttcctctgcattaaaagatgagtttgttgatactgatttgcctggtaacagcccaaatgttttattattctaaataactgattcctttaattaaaaacaactagtttgagattaatagacctatcctaggggtgtcaaactcagttcctggagggctgtagccctgcagagtttagttctaaccctgctccagcacgcatatcatgtagttttcaaataaacctaaatgatcaggtgtgtttaattagggttaaatctaaactgtgcaggactgtggccctccaggaactgagtttgacacccttggcctgtcccatttttgactccctcccactgttaaaatgtaactttttttttttttttttttttttaagttatttttactctgagtaaattttaaattagctactttttacttctacttgagttgatttttagactggtacttttacttgtacttaagtaaaatttcattaatgtaatggtacttttacttgagtagaatatttttgtactctttccacctctggttgcTTCACTCTCCTgatttctctctcccttttttgTTGCAGACGGACGCGTCGGACGGTGATTTAGCGAACCCTGTAACGGGGGAGAATAAAAAGTCTTAGTTTTCAAACTTTACACATAGTGATAAGCTATACGTCATTTTGTTTGcaataatagaaaataataataaataaaatctgtaatgatTTCGTGAGTACAGTTTATAAACTAAAGGgacggattgattttttttctcctacaggtgacgtgcggggctacGTAGATAAGCTATTCGTCCTtttgtttcaataaaaaaaaaaaaaaaaaaaaaaacaacctgaaAGAAATGTTGTTTCTAAGCTGAACAGTGTAACTCCTGTGTCCTTCCTTTAGTTGGAGACACTGCACACTAATGCTGTATAACCCTTGACGTCCTACATACATATTTTGCTGAGGCATTCAcgactttaatcaaataattaatgctttcatttcatttataattttcacAGGAATGAAGTAAgtaaacctgtatgcatttatgTTGCTAATCTCCAAAGTCTAATATAATATTGATACATATGCAATAAACAATAATGTTTGTCTCTTTTGATATGGTCCCTGACGGAGAAGCTTTTCCAATGCTTTTGAAAGTGACACGATGTTCTAActtccataaaataaaatgaggttGTTTGTCCACAGCCTgatttgaattttaaataatttcatataaGAGACTTAAGTCGATAGTCTAATAGCGCTTCAGTAACTGTGATTGCACaggtaaattattacatttacaccGTAAAAGATGAGCTATGAAAAGATGCAGTGATCAAGatgatatataattataatacctATTCAAGTGCCATGTCACAGGTTTGCCAGCAGAGATCCCTCATTAGACTCTTTGCTAGTATGATCTCTGATTAACTTAATCGTTGTGTCTAAatcattgagatttttttttttttttggtaataaatTACATCATGCATAGGAATGATGCTCCTTCAGAGCACTTTGCAGTCTGACCTGTTttcaccacacacagacacaaacatacacacacacacacacacacacacacacaaacaaacaacctATCGATATGAAACCAAAGTATGGTACTTTGTTCTATATTATGAATTACTCAGTATTGAAAACTCGTCTTCTGAATCATCCAAGAAGTATTTGCTCCTTAAAAAGGACCGACTTTAAAAAGTGATTAATTTGAATCAGTCATAGTTCTGAAATTTTTGTCATTGTCTGGCAaggattcatttttaaaatcaatagCCCTACATAACCGGGGCTCTGGTTAAAGCATCTACCAGCATGATTTCTTTCTGAAATTGGCCATCCGAACCATGACCTTGAAAGTCTGTAGTGAAATATCCAACCTATCATTTTATCAATAGGCTACAGGCTATATAATAGCATCTTCAAAATGTCTTGTAAATATTTCTCACAAGgacatgttaaatattaataaaaaagatcATTATGGTTTAAAAACATGGTTTTGGAGTGATTGCCTCTAACTCTACAGTTTCACTTGTGATACAAACAACTCTTAAATTCCCTGAAACCAGTTCTcttcaaaacagttttttttttcttcctgaacATTTTACAGTAAACAGAATGAGGAAACAATTTCAGCTATTTAACACGAAGAAGCTGCAGCATTAGTTATTGTCGAGCTGTTTTTTGAGGTGTTCGGTCAGTGTTCATACGCAGTGAAATGGCCAGTGTTTCAGTGGAACAGGACCATTTCACCTGTCCAGTGTGTCAGGATCTACTGCAGAATCCAGTGACCATTccctgtggacacagttactgtatgAACTGTATTACAGACTGGTGGAATCAGGAGAATCAGAACGGAGTTTACAAATGTCCTCAGTGCAGAAAGACCTTCAGCCCAAGACCTGCCTTATGTAAGAATGTGATGTTTGCTCAAATGGTGGAGAACCTGAAGAAGACAAAACTACAAACTGCTGTTCCTGCTGGTGCCTCCTGTCAGACTCATTTTGACCTTCATGAAGAATTTCCCCCAAGTAAACCATACAAAGTTATTGATGCCACTGGGCAGAAGAGGATCTGTCATCAACATAATAAACAACTGGAAATCTACTGCCGGACCGATCAGCTCTATATCTGTTATTTGTGTTCcgtaaatacacacaaaaatcaCACGTTTGTAACTGCTATAGAAGAGAGGACAAAGAAacaggcaaataaaaaaaaatcctattggtTATTGTTGTTAGTTTAAGATggtatttctttttcatttaataaatgtttctttttttaacagaacCATCTTGATCAAACTCGAGGAAACTTCCAGGAGAgaatccagcagagagagaaagatcttCAGGAACTGAGAGAGGTTGTGAAGAATCATAGGGTGAGTTGCCAACTGGTGGAAAAGTTTCATGGTCAGTTAATACTCTCAGTGATAATCCCAGTGCACTTCCAGTCCACCTGAAGATCACTGTGTAATGTGTCCTTACAGCACTCTGCACAGAAAGCAGTGCAAGAGACTGATAGGAACTTTACTGAAATAATCTGCTCCATTGAGAGAAGCCAATCCGAGATCACAGAgctgatcagagatcaggaaaaAGCTTTAGTGAGTCAAACTGAAATACTCATGAAGCAACTGGTGCAGGAGATTGATGACCTGAGGACAAGAGACACTGAAATGGGGCAGCTTTCACAAACAGATGATCACATCCATTTTCTTCAGGTAAGAGAAGTTGAGAAAAACAGGGCTGTGATCTAAAGGTGTCTTtgaatgtatgtaaatgtatgtttgatttttttgtctttgtgtggGATTCTGTAGAGTTTTGAGTTATTCTCTGTTCCTCCACAAACTACTGATGTGCCCAGAATCACAGCCGATTCTCACCTCTTATATGATGATGTGGGAAAATCTGTCCTTCTGCTAAAAAATAAACTTGAGGAAGTCTCCACAGATTTGACAAGAATGATATCTAATAGAGGTAAAATCCTGGCGATGTTCAAAATAAGAGTAGCATCatgtaatgtttgcaaaatgaatgtttggaaatctaAAACTGATGTATCCAACTGATACTAAAAAAGACAACCATCTTAAGACAAAAGTGAAGCATCTAATGAGGCTTTTACACATTTCTTTATATGTGCGTTTTAGctttatgtataaataatacttGAAATGTCTGTTGGTTTCCATAGTGCTAAACATTAAGATCTTTTCCACTTCTGGGGAGAGCATAACAAGTAAGTCTcatctaataaaataataatcacacaAAGTGATGTTTGATTTCTCCATTATATTCAGGTAGCTCATGGAAAAAAATTTCTTCATGTGATTGATCAGATCCTTTACATGCATTAAGCTGTAAACTATTCTAAACCAGCTGGTACACGCTTACTGTCTCAGTCTAAAGTAAACCTAAAACTTTGATTTCTTCCATGTCCCAGTTTAACTGAAGAACTTTATCGGGGGctgttttaaaagcttttattatTTCTTGACTGTAGGCTTTGTGACATTAATATCTTTGCTTTCCTCTGCAGCACCACAGTCACGACCCAGGTCCACAACACTACCAGTGCCACCATCCAGTTACAACCCAATGCCATTACCAACTAGACCACATAATGAATTGTCACAAAACAAACCCTTTTTAGGTTCAAAATATTGGCATTCCTTAGGATAAGGGTAACAGTCCAGACCCTCCGCATTGCCAGGATCATGTGTCAGACCCTGCACAGCAACACTTTGTGTTTGAAGCAACACAAAGGCACAAAATAAAATCCTCATTATATTCTTTTTTGCTTTGTAAATCTGTAATCTCTGCTATCTCTACTATTTACTATATATCTAATTATCCAATTACCATTATCTACAGAATTGGTatagtttttaaaacattattttaagtatatatttatatattccttCTGTTCAACCTCTATCCCTGATCAAACATAAGTGAAACAGCTAATTAAGATCTTCAGGAGCACTTGATAATTACAGaggtgtgctggagcagggttagaattGAACTCTTCAGCTAtgtagatctccaggaacaggattggcaTGCCTGAtttagataaatgtttttttttctgcttatgaATGTATCTGAAGTGCATATAGCATGTTTGGTATGCAGTTAATAAAGACTTGTTTCTCTTTCTCCAGTTCTTCGTGTTATAAGATATCCAGTCATGCAAGTTATTTTGGTCTTGGCATTTAATTCAAAGTCTCATATGAAAGATTTTAATGatgtttgtaatattttacagAATTTGTCTTTGACTTGTAGTCAAACTGTGTTTGCCTGCTATATCAATACGCTACCCCAGTAACTGTATAATTCTTGTAAAATGTCACACCACTACTGAAATGATTTTTTAATACAAAAGCTTGATTAAAATGGTTTACCACATAAAATGTACAAACAACATTCTAAAACATTTCCCATGTACAAATAAATATGATTCTAATTCTTGATGTTATATATTTTCTCACATACATTATACCAGTGGTTTTCAATAAGTCATAATGGATTTTATAATTCGCTATATTCAAACTACATACAGCTGTAATGTAACATTATGCGTGGCATGATAAACTTAAACTTTTAAAAGCAAGCAGTCTTCCCATTCTTATTGTTTTTTGGAACTGTTCCCCACCGTGCTTATTTCCAATGCAGGATTGACATAGTTTGTGATCACTTTTATATGTACAGTGTTATATGTACAGTGATCACAACTTGCAAAATGGGCCTGATGCAAAACCAGCTGAGAAGCACTGCATTAAAAGATACATATTGTCCTTGATTTTCATTGCTTGTAAGGAACAAACGGTAAATGATGATGATTCTCACACAGGCTCGGACTCAATCAGCAAATACTGCACTTCCATAACAAACTGTGGCGGGGTGGAAGGAACACGCGAGAGCAAACTCAAGTgcaaagccccggagggtggattttattatagTGTGGTGATACAGGGGTGATGGCGGTGATTTGGCGGTGAATCCATGGAGtgtgttgggaactcagaaacgaagaccaggagactcttgggtaatcttcagcaggattctttattgagaacggtctgcgtggcgctgcagtcatcaagaAGTCTAACTTGTCCTTAAGACATTGTAGTTTTTATACATTCAAGTGGGAGGGATCCCTACCGTAGAGGTGGAGACCatgtaaacaaagcatgcaaattgaatcaggaaaatgtcagacactgtaattttcccagccttgatctcatcagcataacagtgtcattcaaatgcataggtgctaattcaatcagtctggcaagactggtgaggaagagcacaaagacaaaaggtcattatctcagactcttgattttcttgatttgatcttcttggatatgtcagctttattacctactattatattggaacctatatttaacattttataaatttgtaatcccacagtcctcccgttgagagttctaataactctcacataataaaaatttaaacatttaaaagttcatTCTCGTAACCTTTGATCGTTACAGGCACATAGCACTTGCTCTGTGTTGATTGTCTGTAGTGACGAATggcatgttgacacagaaacaaacatgcaGCTAGGGTCTGTCTAGTTCTTATGGGTAATAATCTTTTCTGGTCGGAATTGTCATTTCCTCGTGATGGGCATGAGTAAGTTGTTGAATAAAACACTTGATACTGTGGACGCATAGATAGTACACCAGTAGTAAGAACAACAGCAGAATTGCTATTTCCTTGATCCACAGCCAGGGTTTACCTAACAGGTTTCCGAACCATGACGAATTGTCTTCAGTCATCTGGTGTAATTTTGATGAAAGTTCAAGAATGTCTTGTTGAATTTTGTTCAAGTTCTCTGTTGGATCCAGTAAACCGGTGCAGCACTCAGGTCATGACATGTGCTTTGGTTAAAAATTCCATTAGTGACAACACCAAATAGAGTGCAGGTATCACAGTCAGAAATGGGGTGTGCTACCCATGGGATTCCTGCTCCTACAGAAGGTGGATGTGGCATGCAAACGTTCTTTCCAGCAAACAAGGAGTTTATTGACATATTCATCAGCTC
The genomic region above belongs to Carassius carassius chromosome 18, fCarCar2.1, whole genome shotgun sequence and contains:
- the ftr63 gene encoding E3 ubiquitin-protein ligase TRIM65; this translates as MASVSVEQDHFTCPVCQDLLQNPVTIPCGHSYCMNCITDWWNQENQNGVYKCPQCRKTFSPRPALCKNVMFAQMVENLKKTKLQTAVPAGASCQTHFDLHEEFPPSKPYKVIDATGQKRICHQHNKQLEIYCRTDQLYICYLCSVNTHKNHTFVTAIEERTKKQNHLDQTRGNFQERIQQREKDLQELREVVKNHRHSAQKAVQETDRNFTEIICSIERSQSEITELIRDQEKALVSQTEILMKQLVQEIDDLRTRDTEMGQLSQTDDHIHFLQSFELFSVPPQTTDVPRITADSHLLYDDVGKSVLLLKNKLEEVSTDLTRMISNRVLNIKIFSTSGESITTPQSRPRSTTLPVPPSSYNPMPLPTRPHNELSQNKPFLGSKYWHSLG